One Vibrio rumoiensis genomic window, CCGCCAAGCATCGTTTGAACTTCAAAAATGGCGACTATATTGAAGTGGATGTATTGGTGTTCTCTGCGGGTATTCGTCCACAAGATGCCTTGGCGCGGCAGGCTGGGTTGGTGATTGGAGAACGTGGCGGCATTGTCATTAATGATGAATGCCAAACCAATGATTCAAATGTTTACGCCATTGGCGAGTGCGCGCTGTGGGAGCAAAAGATCTTTGGTCTTGTCGCGCCCGGCTATCAAATGGCGCGGGTAGCTTGCGGCAGTTTATTACAAGATTTTGTCATTCCAACGCAAGGCTCTAAATCAACAACAAGCTTTAAAGGTGCGGATATGAGCACCAAGCTGAAATTATTGGGAGTGGATGTCGCATCCATTGGTGATGCTCAGATGATGACTCAAGGCGCGCAAGAAATGGTGCTGCAAGATACCGTGGTCGGGAGCTATAAAAAGCTGGTGGTTAATGCGGAAGGGGATAAATTATTAGGCGCAATTTTGGTGGGTGATAACCGCGATTATGACGCTTTGCTGCAATGTTATCTCAATGAAACCCCGTTACCCGATCACGCCGCGCATCTTTTATTTGATACCTCCATGTTGTCAGGCGAAGTCTCGGACACTGCACTCATTTGTTCTTGTCACAACGTGACGAAAGGCGACTTAGTGGAAGCTATCCATGCTGGTAGCCATGATTTAGCATCACTGAAATCTTGCACCAAAGCGGGGAGTGGCTGTGGCGGTTGTAGCAACATGGTGAAAACCGTGCTGGATAATGAATTGGCGAACATGGGAATGGAAGTCAATAACCATGTATGTGAGCATTTTGAATATTCACGCCAAGAGCTTTTCCATTTATGCCAAGTAGAAGAAATTAAAGACTTTGATACTTTGTTGGCAGAACATGGCCACGGACTCGGTTGCGATTTATGTAAACCCACCGCGGCTTCGATTTTTGCCTCACTTTGGAATGAGCATATCTTGGATCCTATTCATCATAGTTTGCAAGATTCTAACGATGCCTTTATGGCCAACCTACAAAAAGATGGCTCTTACTCGATTGTTCCACGGATTGCTGGTGGTGAAATTACTCCAGATAAACTGATCGCATTAGGGGAAGTCGCCAAGAAATATGACCTTTATACCAAGATCACGGGGGGGCAACGGGTCGATTTATTCGGCGCACAGATGGGCCAATTACCGGACATTTGGGAAGAGCTGATTCAAGCGGGTTTTGAAACAGGCCATGCTTACGGTAAATCACTGCGTACCGTGAAATCATGCGTTGGTTCTACATGGTGCCGTTATGGTGTGGATGATTCTATTGGTTTGGCGATTGAACTTGAGAATCGCTACAAAGGTCTGCGCTCGCCACACAAAATTAAAATGGCCGTCTCCGGTTGTACTCGTGAATGCGCTGAAGCCCAAGGCAAAGATATTGGGGTGATCGCGACGGAAAAGGGTTGGAACCTGTATGTGTGTGGGAATGGTGGCATGCGCCCACGTCACGCGGATTTATTTGCGGTTGATCTGACCAAAGAACAATTGATCCAATATATCGACCGAGTATTAATGTTTTACGTTAAAACGGCAGACCGATTGCAACGTACATCGGTTTGGTTAGAAAACCTAGAGGGCGGTCTAGAGTACTTACAGCAAGTTGTAATTGAAGACTCGTTAGGCTTGGCCGAAGCCTTGGAAGAACAAATGCAGTTAGTGGTGGATACCTATCAATGTGAATGGAAAACCGCGGTGGAAAATCCACTTAAACGTGCCAAATTCCGCCCGTTTATTAATAAAGAAGAGGGAGAATATGGCGTGCCGATGACTTATCAACGCATTCGTGAACAGCGTATCCCTACCACCTTTATTGATGCAACGGTGGCAGACTCGCCAGTTTCTATGGATGAGAAACAGCCTGAAAAAGTAGGAGCGTAATCATGTGGCATAAAGTATGTGAATTAAACCAACTCAATGCTTACCTAGGTACTGGCGCAATAGTTGATGATCAGCAAGTGGCTTTGTTTTATTTGCCATCAGAGAAAAAACAAACGTCTGAACAAGTGTTTGCGATTGATAATTGGGATCCGATTGGTAAAGCCTTTGTATTGAGTCGAGGCATTGTCGGGGATGTCAAAGGCACGCCGTGTGTGGCATCGCCTT contains:
- the nirB gene encoding nitrite reductase large subunit NirB — its product is MSKLISRSPSGKQNLVIVGNGMVGHHLVERLVEAKATDHYSITVIGEERFVAYDRVHLSSVFSGQSHQDLLLSSEDWYQQNDIRLILGSKVTTLDTENQRLVMDDEDVLAYDKLVLSTGSYPFVPPIEGNDREQCFVYRTLDDLTEIRQACEKSSSGAVIGGGLLGLEAANALRLLGVDTHVIEFAPRLMPVQLDAGASGVLEDKIKALGLHVHLDTATTSITDGETAKHRLNFKNGDYIEVDVLVFSAGIRPQDALARQAGLVIGERGGIVINDECQTNDSNVYAIGECALWEQKIFGLVAPGYQMARVACGSLLQDFVIPTQGSKSTTSFKGADMSTKLKLLGVDVASIGDAQMMTQGAQEMVLQDTVVGSYKKLVVNAEGDKLLGAILVGDNRDYDALLQCYLNETPLPDHAAHLLFDTSMLSGEVSDTALICSCHNVTKGDLVEAIHAGSHDLASLKSCTKAGSGCGGCSNMVKTVLDNELANMGMEVNNHVCEHFEYSRQELFHLCQVEEIKDFDTLLAEHGHGLGCDLCKPTAASIFASLWNEHILDPIHHSLQDSNDAFMANLQKDGSYSIVPRIAGGEITPDKLIALGEVAKKYDLYTKITGGQRVDLFGAQMGQLPDIWEELIQAGFETGHAYGKSLRTVKSCVGSTWCRYGVDDSIGLAIELENRYKGLRSPHKIKMAVSGCTRECAEAQGKDIGVIATEKGWNLYVCGNGGMRPRHADLFAVDLTKEQLIQYIDRVLMFYVKTADRLQRTSVWLENLEGGLEYLQQVVIEDSLGLAEALEEQMQLVVDTYQCEWKTAVENPLKRAKFRPFINKEEGEYGVPMTYQRIREQRIPTTFIDATVADSPVSMDEKQPEKVGA
- the nirD gene encoding nitrite reductase small subunit NirD; translated protein: MWHKVCELNQLNAYLGTGAIVDDQQVALFYLPSEKKQTSEQVFAIDNWDPIGKAFVLSRGIVGDVKGTPCVASPLYKQHFDLQSGHCIEQPEIQVKTWQVKVEQQAVWISR